The Winogradskyella schleiferi genome has a window encoding:
- a CDS encoding LuxR C-terminal-related transcriptional regulator yields MNEAIVSYKKIFNTDHQYDGKVVMEYIENLKKLDNHTPPLESFILVTNTSKHSYEYIGNDFEKTLGLDRDRMLNEGLNYYLSHYHPQDLPILLKVFEDLMIFTMNQLSIEQRQRVVYTWNYRIKNGNNKFKNMYVQQTPIFFDPSGQPIIGYSHNSVVGDNIPKPIIGTCKFLNADNKFETLFHKNYFFESLQQLLTKRELEVVKLLANSRTTKDIALQLFLSVQTVSVHRKNILKKLELKSTSEIIEYCNKYQVF; encoded by the coding sequence ATGAATGAAGCCATAGTTTCTTATAAAAAAATCTTCAATACAGACCACCAATACGATGGAAAGGTGGTAATGGAGTACATCGAAAATCTTAAAAAACTCGATAACCATACACCTCCTTTAGAGTCTTTTATACTTGTTACCAATACGTCTAAGCACTCCTATGAATATATTGGGAATGATTTTGAAAAAACCTTGGGATTAGATCGAGATAGAATGCTCAATGAAGGGCTCAACTATTACTTATCGCATTACCACCCTCAAGATTTGCCTATATTATTAAAGGTTTTTGAAGATCTTATGATATTTACAATGAATCAATTAAGTATAGAGCAACGCCAAAGAGTTGTTTACACTTGGAATTATAGAATTAAAAATGGCAATAATAAGTTTAAAAATATGTACGTTCAGCAGACACCTATTTTTTTTGATCCAAGTGGGCAGCCTATCATAGGCTATTCACATAATTCAGTCGTAGGCGATAATATACCTAAGCCCATTATAGGAACTTGTAAATTCTTAAATGCAGATAATAAGTTTGAAACCTTATTTCATAAAAATTATTTTTTTGAATCATTACAACAACTCTTAACTAAAAGAGAATTGGAAGTGGTTAAATTATTAGCAAACAGTCGGACAACCAAGGATATAGCATTGCAGCTTTTTTTAAGTGTTCAAACGGTTAGTGTGCACCGAAAAAATATTCTTAAAAAACTGGAATTGAAATCGACCTCAGAAATTATAGAATATTGTAATAAATATCAGGTATTCTGA
- a CDS encoding T9SS type A sorting domain-containing protein, whose protein sequence is MEAKLFFFLLVPVLTFSQIQIGSDIDGEAAEDFFGESISLSSNGTIMAVGASDNDGVNGIDSGHVRVFENQGGTWVQIGADIDGEAAEDYSGVSVSLSSDGSIVAIGAWDNDGVNGTNSGHVRVYENQAGTWVQIGADIDGEATNDFSGISISLSSDGTILAIGADNNNGINGIASGHVRIFENQGGNWIQIGGDIDGEAADDYFGNSLSLSSDGSIVGIGALANDGINGIDSGHARVYQNQGGNWVQIGADIDGEAADDFFGSSVSLSSDGSRIAIGSNENDGINGTDSGHVRVYENQGGNWIQIGADIDGEAADDGSGVSISLSGNGDVVAIGAFFNDGVNGTDSGHTRIYQLQAGNWMQMGMDIDGESADNFSGYSVSLSSSGTILAVSGDSDTNGLDAGHVRVFNIASVLSTHQLDSFNFSIYPNPVKDILTIELHDHIELQTINIYNMLGQNVGIYNTLRINTSHLQSGIYSLEIVTSQGTYADRMIKK, encoded by the coding sequence ATGGAAGCAAAACTATTTTTTTTCTTGCTCGTACCAGTATTAACTTTTTCACAAATTCAGATAGGTTCTGATATTGATGGCGAAGCTGCTGAAGATTTTTTTGGAGAAAGTATTAGCTTATCTTCAAATGGCACTATTATGGCAGTAGGTGCTTCGGATAATGATGGCGTCAATGGAATTGATTCAGGTCATGTAAGGGTTTTCGAGAATCAAGGAGGCACTTGGGTACAAATAGGCGCAGATATTGATGGAGAGGCAGCAGAAGATTATTCTGGTGTCAGTGTAAGTTTATCGAGCGATGGGAGTATTGTTGCTATTGGTGCTTGGGATAATGATGGCGTCAATGGAACAAATTCCGGTCATGTCAGAGTTTACGAGAATCAAGCTGGCACATGGGTACAAATAGGTGCCGATATTGATGGAGAGGCCACAAATGATTTTTCAGGAATTAGTATCAGCTTATCCAGTGACGGAACAATTTTAGCCATTGGAGCAGACAATAATAATGGCATAAATGGAATAGCCTCTGGCCATGTCAGAATATTTGAAAACCAAGGTGGAAATTGGATTCAGATTGGTGGTGACATAGATGGAGAGGCTGCAGATGATTATTTTGGAAATAGTCTGAGTTTGTCTAGTGATGGCAGTATTGTTGGTATAGGAGCGTTAGCTAATGATGGTATTAATGGCATTGATTCTGGACACGCGCGTGTTTATCAAAACCAAGGCGGCAATTGGGTGCAAATAGGTGCCGATATTGACGGAGAAGCCGCTGATGATTTTTTCGGCTCAAGTGTTAGTTTGTCTTCTGATGGTAGTAGAATTGCTATAGGATCGAATGAAAACGACGGTATAAATGGGACGGATTCAGGTCATGTGAGAGTTTATGAAAATCAAGGTGGCAATTGGATTCAAATTGGTGCTGATATTGATGGTGAAGCTGCAGATGATGGTTCCGGTGTTAGTATAAGCTTGTCTGGTAATGGCGATGTAGTAGCTATTGGTGCTTTTTTTAATGATGGCGTCAATGGCACAGATTCTGGTCATACCAGAATTTATCAATTACAGGCTGGTAATTGGATGCAAATGGGAATGGATATCGATGGTGAAAGTGCTGATAATTTCTCAGGGTATTCCGTAAGTTTGTCATCTAGCGGAACGATACTCGCAGTCTCGGGAGACAGTGACACCAACGGCTTAGATGCTGGACATGTTAGGGTTTTTAATATAGCATCAGTTTTATCAACTCATCAACTAGATTCGTTTAATTTTTCAATCTATCCAAACCCAGTTAAAGATATATTAACCATTGAATTGCATGATCATATTGAATTACAAACTATCAATATTTATAACATGCTAGGTCAAAATGTGGGTATTTACAACACATTAAGAATTAACACTAGTCATTTGCAAAGCGGCATTTATTCATTGGAAATTGTTACTAGCCAAGGCACATATGCGGACCGCATGATTAAAAAGTGA
- a CDS encoding phage tail sheath family protein, whose translation MAAKYKVPGIYVEEVPKIPTSITEVPTAIPVFIGYTEKALNNGRNLINEAFKINTLSEYEHCFGAAFHSKFDILKPEPYDTRPTTLLNGKDYVIDFKPYTKSFMYASIKLFFANGGQSCYILSVGTFEGKTQLDVSAEDLLGNTTGGGLKRLSNVPEPTIVVIPDAVSLEDECFQVYQHVLTHCYTMQNRFAILDIHNGYMPVSNGPNSNDIITNFRTKIGTNALSFGAAYYPWLHTVIFEKSEVTLAHINLDIKRLSNLLPEADARDMIKTALNSTDLNEKDKKLHLGLLALSPTYQSVIEAILNLMNLLPPSPAMAGIYTSVDVTRGVWKAPANVSVASVIKPAVNINNNEQAYLNIDAVSGKSINAIRLFPGRGTLVWGSRTLDGNHNEFRYINVKRTIITFQQSISLALRAYSYEPNNANTWTRIESMITNYLNQKWRQGALAGASPNEAFGVNVGLGSSMTNTDILEGRLNVIVYVALLRPAEFIIMNFSENMLEA comes from the coding sequence ATGGCTGCTAAATATAAAGTTCCAGGTATTTATGTTGAAGAAGTGCCTAAAATTCCAACTTCAATAACCGAAGTTCCAACGGCCATTCCTGTTTTTATAGGTTATACAGAAAAAGCGCTGAACAATGGCAGAAACTTAATAAACGAAGCCTTCAAAATTAATACGTTGTCTGAATACGAGCATTGTTTTGGTGCTGCATTCCATTCAAAATTCGATATTCTCAAACCCGAACCATATGATACTCGACCTACAACACTTCTTAATGGAAAAGATTATGTAATCGATTTTAAGCCCTATACCAAATCGTTTATGTATGCTAGCATCAAATTATTCTTTGCAAACGGCGGACAATCCTGTTATATATTATCTGTTGGAACCTTTGAAGGTAAAACCCAGTTAGATGTTAGTGCTGAAGATCTTTTAGGTAACACGACTGGAGGTGGACTTAAGCGCTTATCAAATGTTCCTGAACCGACCATAGTTGTGATCCCTGATGCTGTAAGCTTAGAAGACGAGTGCTTTCAGGTTTACCAACATGTTTTAACCCATTGTTATACAATGCAAAACCGTTTTGCCATATTGGATATTCATAATGGTTATATGCCAGTATCAAATGGACCTAATTCAAATGACATCATAACCAATTTTAGGACAAAAATAGGAACTAATGCTTTAAGTTTTGGAGCTGCGTATTATCCTTGGTTGCATACCGTTATTTTTGAAAAAAGCGAGGTAACCTTAGCGCATATTAATTTAGATATAAAGCGTCTATCAAATTTATTACCTGAAGCTGATGCACGTGATATGATAAAGACCGCATTAAACTCCACTGATTTAAATGAAAAAGATAAAAAGCTGCATTTGGGACTTTTGGCTTTGAGTCCAACCTACCAAAGTGTTATAGAAGCCATTCTTAATCTAATGAATCTTCTGCCGCCTTCACCTGCTATGGCAGGAATTTACACCAGCGTTGATGTCACAAGAGGTGTATGGAAAGCACCTGCGAACGTTAGTGTGGCTTCCGTAATAAAGCCTGCGGTAAACATAAATAATAACGAACAAGCGTATTTAAACATTGATGCAGTTTCAGGAAAATCTATTAATGCCATTCGGCTTTTTCCTGGCCGTGGAACCTTGGTTTGGGGAAGCCGTACCTTAGATGGTAACCATAACGAATTTAGATATATCAATGTTAAAAGAACGATAATAACATTTCAACAATCCATTTCGCTGGCTTTGCGCGCCTATAGTTATGAACCCAATAATGCCAACACATGGACCAGAATTGAAAGCATGATCACTAACTATCTCAACCAAAAGTGGCGGCAAGGTGCTCTTGCAGGTGCTTCGCCTAATGAAGCGTTTGGCGTTAATGTTGGTTTGGGAAGCAGTATGACCAATACGGATATTTTAGAAGGAAGATTGAATGTAATAGTTTATGTGGCGCTGCTTAGACCTGCTGAATTTATAATTATGAATTTTTCAGAAAACATGCTGGAAGCTTAA
- a CDS encoding LamG-like jellyroll fold domain-containing protein, translating to MQNFTKFILVAVVLFFPLIMLSQTSISLNGSSDYITIQNETSLDISGNFTIETWIKPNDISGEKTILIKGNNGQCGNYGLFIKDNNLAFVSAGDCNWAVSRGPNSVLQIGIWQHVAAVSNGNNVNLYINGTLTDTLVRNAAAGAVNNDDLWIGRSVFSTTNFFFNGFIDEVRIWDDIRTLPELQNNMNTELSGVEPNLVAYYKLNDIETGCDVEDCSINENHGVRININDNTNPPQYNSEQPSNLINVACGVSFNDCITFQGEFQLFVDDVMLNFQQGNAVSFLNDEIQVTETIQTLQFYYANRIQIVDEYYDFLESLCITYPEFFQVTYTFDDVLYKYLGSFREQIHMYLRDYLREYPEKEPQFLAALDLNNPNASSYYNIWSDYGILVVDNHSLSPLQLSVIANILATIPEGITNLEVILFREFYTDNFENAIYITQFVSAINSFGNPIGTWTENGFPEGSGSYISDQFSIALSHEICHTIDSDYILNNSRLLNWKTALLTEAGTSYNEFLRTRVLDIGGNDFFQVYPQEFFASLANMYFSNSFLTLEVAIERFNNGYEQPINQFLLMLDVLSSESTNSQFYTIDANSNIAITYHTIERNDDGFITELYITDECSLQFAYDANNFVESMIVPDLSSNICNPSLHISDTPSIKSLSIYPNPTNGILNLKSNTENEDFNIKIFDVYGKIINEFEAVKEVNIKQLHSGIYLMELESNLNRTKATRRIIKI from the coding sequence ATGCAAAATTTTACAAAATTTATTTTAGTTGCTGTAGTGCTGTTTTTTCCATTAATAATGCTATCACAAACCTCCATTAGCTTAAATGGGTCTTCAGATTATATAACTATACAAAATGAAACTTCATTAGACATAAGTGGTAATTTTACCATTGAAACGTGGATAAAACCAAATGATATTAGTGGTGAAAAAACAATACTGATTAAAGGCAATAATGGACAATGTGGAAACTACGGGCTTTTTATAAAAGATAATAATCTGGCCTTTGTATCTGCAGGAGATTGTAATTGGGCAGTTAGCAGAGGTCCAAATTCAGTACTTCAAATTGGGATATGGCAGCATGTGGCTGCCGTTTCAAACGGGAACAATGTAAATCTTTACATTAACGGAACTCTCACGGACACGTTAGTTAGAAACGCCGCGGCTGGAGCTGTTAATAATGATGACCTATGGATAGGGCGTTCTGTTTTCTCAACAACCAATTTCTTTTTTAATGGGTTTATTGATGAAGTGAGAATTTGGGACGACATAAGAACACTTCCAGAACTTCAAAACAATATGAATACGGAACTTTCTGGTGTAGAACCCAATCTAGTGGCTTATTATAAATTAAATGATATTGAAACAGGCTGCGATGTTGAAGATTGCAGTATAAATGAGAACCATGGCGTTAGAATTAACATTAACGACAACACCAATCCGCCACAATATAACAGTGAGCAACCATCAAATTTAATAAATGTGGCTTGTGGTGTGTCTTTTAATGATTGTATCACATTTCAAGGAGAGTTTCAATTATTTGTTGACGATGTTATGCTGAATTTTCAACAAGGAAATGCAGTTAGTTTTTTGAATGACGAAATACAAGTCACTGAAACAATTCAAACACTTCAATTTTATTATGCAAATAGGATTCAAATTGTAGATGAATATTACGATTTTTTAGAAAGCCTTTGTATAACTTATCCTGAGTTTTTTCAGGTGACTTATACATTTGACGATGTTCTTTACAAATATTTAGGATCTTTTAGAGAACAAATACACATGTACTTAAGGGATTATTTAAGGGAATATCCAGAGAAAGAACCACAATTTTTAGCAGCTTTAGACCTAAATAATCCAAACGCAAGTAGCTACTATAATATTTGGAGTGATTATGGTATTTTAGTCGTGGATAATCATAGCTTAAGTCCATTACAACTGTCCGTTATTGCCAACATACTGGCCACAATACCGGAAGGTATTACCAACTTAGAGGTTATTTTGTTTCGCGAGTTTTATACTGATAATTTCGAAAATGCCATATATATTACTCAGTTTGTAAGTGCCATTAACTCATTTGGAAATCCAATAGGAACTTGGACAGAAAATGGATTTCCAGAGGGTTCAGGATCCTATATATCAGATCAGTTTTCAATTGCCTTAAGTCATGAAATATGCCACACTATTGACTCAGACTATATTTTAAATAATTCCCGACTTTTAAATTGGAAAACAGCATTATTAACTGAAGCAGGTACCAGCTACAATGAGTTTCTAAGAACTAGAGTTTTGGATATTGGCGGTAATGATTTTTTTCAGGTATATCCACAAGAGTTTTTTGCTTCCTTAGCCAATATGTATTTCAGTAATTCATTTTTAACACTTGAGGTAGCAATTGAACGCTTCAATAATGGTTATGAACAACCAATTAATCAATTTCTATTAATGTTAGACGTACTTTCTTCTGAATCAACAAATAGTCAATTTTATACTATAGATGCAAACTCAAACATCGCTATAACATATCATACGATAGAACGAAATGATGATGGTTTTATAACTGAACTTTATATTACTGATGAATGTTCTTTGCAATTTGCTTATGACGCAAATAATTTTGTAGAGAGTATGATTGTTCCAGATTTAAGCAGTAACATCTGCAATCCAAGTTTACATATATCTGATACACCTTCAATAAAAAGTCTGAGCATTTATCCCAATCCTACGAACGGAATTTTGAATTTAAAATCCAATACCGAAAATGAAGATTTTAACATTAAAATATTTGACGTCTACGGCAAAATAATAAATGAATTTGAAGCGGTTAAAGAAGTAAATATCAAACAGCTTCATAGCGGAATTTATTTAATGGAATTAGAAAGTAATCTAAACAGAACCAAAGCAACGAGAAGAATAATAAAAATATAA
- a CDS encoding phage tail protein: MENSPVVNFHFQVEMESTEIGFSEVSGLKAKNEVLKYRSGADKAYSYTKIPGLRKYSNIVLKRGALKDDNENFIWFNEVGLVAERRDVTIKLLNHQHEPTIVWQVKNAWPVCFEFSELNSIKSEILIETLELAHEGFVVQRLDS, encoded by the coding sequence ATGGAAAATTCACCCGTAGTCAATTTTCATTTTCAAGTGGAAATGGAATCTACTGAAATAGGCTTTTCTGAAGTAAGCGGTCTCAAAGCAAAAAACGAAGTCCTAAAATACCGAAGTGGTGCAGATAAGGCTTATAGTTATACTAAAATTCCTGGACTTCGAAAGTATTCGAATATCGTTTTAAAACGTGGCGCGCTAAAAGATGATAACGAAAATTTTATTTGGTTTAATGAGGTTGGATTGGTTGCTGAACGACGCGATGTAACCATAAAATTACTGAACCATCAACATGAACCCACTATTGTATGGCAGGTTAAAAACGCTTGGCCTGTTTGTTTTGAGTTTTCAGAGCTCAACAGTATTAAAAGCGAGATTTTAATTGAAACTTTAGAGCTTGCGCATGAAGGATTTGTAGTTCAACGTTTAGATAGCTAA
- a CDS encoding NADP-dependent oxidoreductase, whose amino-acid sequence MIHTILLKNRPEGKPTLSDFEFKKEDTELSCSDGELILETLYVSVDPYLRGRMSDAKSYVEPFEVGKPIHSLVIAKVIDSKNDKFNVGDDVRGMLDWKTKQVSKGEGLTKVDPSKADLSAYLGILGMTGLTAYCGLTQIGKPEKEETLVVSGAAGAVGSVVGQIGKIKGLRVIGIAGTDEKVEMLKSKFGFDAGINYNATEDMRAAIKEAAPNGVDVYWDNVGGEISDAVLFNINKFSRTINCGAIAVYNNTETPKSVSVRPFLIKNSALMQGFIVSNYEDKFPEAINELSNWLAEDKLTYSETIVEGFENIPQAFIDLFDGKNSGKMVVKV is encoded by the coding sequence ATGATTCATACTATTTTATTAAAAAACCGACCAGAAGGAAAACCAACACTTTCAGATTTCGAATTTAAAAAAGAAGACACTGAGCTAAGTTGCAGTGATGGCGAACTCATTCTAGAAACGCTTTACGTTTCCGTTGATCCGTATTTAAGAGGACGGATGAGCGATGCCAAATCGTATGTTGAACCTTTTGAAGTAGGAAAACCTATACATTCGCTTGTTATCGCTAAGGTCATCGATTCTAAAAACGATAAATTTAATGTAGGTGATGATGTTAGAGGGATGTTGGATTGGAAAACAAAACAGGTCTCTAAAGGTGAAGGCCTCACTAAAGTAGATCCTTCAAAAGCTGACTTGAGCGCCTATTTGGGTATATTGGGCATGACAGGTTTAACGGCTTATTGCGGATTGACCCAAATCGGGAAACCTGAAAAAGAAGAAACTTTGGTCGTTTCCGGTGCTGCAGGAGCTGTTGGTAGTGTCGTTGGGCAAATTGGGAAAATAAAGGGACTTAGAGTTATTGGCATCGCTGGAACTGACGAAAAAGTTGAAATGCTTAAATCTAAATTTGGCTTTGATGCAGGTATCAATTACAACGCCACTGAAGACATGAGAGCTGCCATCAAAGAAGCCGCACCAAATGGTGTGGATGTGTATTGGGATAATGTTGGTGGAGAAATTTCCGATGCTGTATTATTTAATATCAATAAATTTTCCAGAACTATTAATTGTGGAGCCATAGCCGTTTATAACAATACCGAAACGCCTAAAAGTGTAAGTGTAAGACCATTTTTAATTAAGAATAGCGCACTGATGCAAGGCTTCATAGTTTCCAATTATGAAGATAAATTCCCAGAAGCTATCAATGAGCTATCAAATTGGTTAGCAGAAGATAAACTTACGTATTCTGAAACTATAGTTGAAGGTTTTGAGAATATTCCACAAGCGTTTATCGATTTATTTGATGGAAAGAATTCGGGAAAAATGGTGGTTAAGGTTTAA
- a CDS encoding NAD(P)H-binding protein has product MKIIKGDYNNREEFDEAFVGIDTVMLLSGMDEPHQRIQQHRNVIEAAKNNGVKKIVYTSIIGTEEGNAFSPIVQSNRQTEKDIQNSGLDWAIGRNGIYIEPDLEYIDTYVKEGEIRNCAGEGKCAYTSRTELGYAYANMLTDDKYNGQIYNLVGEPITQAQLADSINQVYGTNLIFNSVSVEAYTKERKAELGDFMGTIIAGIYEGIRNGANNVNSDYEKASGRSHKTALEIIKEFKPKINDWKP; this is encoded by the coding sequence ATTAAAATAATAAAAGGAGATTACAATAATCGTGAAGAATTTGACGAAGCATTTGTTGGAATTGACACGGTTATGTTGCTTTCTGGAATGGACGAACCTCATCAACGAATTCAACAGCATAGAAACGTCATTGAAGCTGCAAAGAACAATGGAGTAAAAAAGATAGTTTACACCAGTATTATTGGAACAGAAGAAGGTAATGCTTTTAGTCCAATTGTACAAAGTAATCGTCAAACTGAAAAAGACATTCAAAATTCAGGATTAGATTGGGCAATTGGTAGAAACGGAATTTACATCGAGCCCGATTTAGAATACATAGATACGTATGTAAAAGAAGGTGAGATTAGAAATTGTGCTGGCGAAGGCAAATGTGCTTATACAAGTAGAACTGAATTAGGATATGCTTATGCTAACATGCTTACAGATGATAAGTATAACGGACAGATTTACAATTTGGTTGGAGAACCAATTACGCAAGCGCAATTAGCAGATTCCATTAATCAAGTTTATGGAACAAATCTCATATTCAATTCGGTTTCTGTTGAAGCTTACACGAAAGAAAGGAAAGCAGAGTTAGGGGATTTTATGGGAACCATTATTGCGGGAATTTATGAAGGTATACGAAATGGAGCTAATAATGTTAATTCAGATTATGAAAAAGCATCTGGAAGATCACATAAAACAGCTTTAGAGATTATAAAGGAATTTAAGCCTAAAATTAATGATTGGAAACCTTAA
- a CDS encoding phage tail protein produces MAQIDYPPLNMHFVVHFNRKELVADVNFQSVQGLQVRVDKTDGKERVHYGNIILKRAYEPSSKLVTWCMDVIKKRQKLPVNLIVKLLNAEHEMLSGWKIEKAMPVAWSVEELHAQETKILIETIELEPQYFYVLDHNGKIIAPSNSK; encoded by the coding sequence ATGGCACAAATCGATTATCCACCATTGAATATGCATTTTGTTGTTCATTTCAACAGGAAAGAACTTGTGGCAGATGTAAATTTTCAATCTGTTCAAGGACTTCAGGTTAGAGTGGATAAAACGGACGGTAAAGAGCGTGTTCATTATGGAAACATCATTTTAAAACGTGCTTATGAACCCAGTTCAAAATTGGTCACTTGGTGTATGGACGTCATAAAAAAAAGGCAAAAGCTGCCCGTAAATCTCATTGTAAAACTTCTAAATGCAGAACATGAGATGTTAAGCGGTTGGAAAATAGAAAAAGCCATGCCAGTGGCTTGGAGCGTAGAGGAATTGCATGCCCAAGAAACAAAAATCCTAATTGAAACTATTGAGTTAGAACCACAATACTTTTATGTTCTGGATCATAATGGAAAAATTATCGCACCTTCAAATTCAAAATAA
- a CDS encoding acyl-CoA dehydrogenase family protein yields MLKNVLLERDIYASEEHKMMQQMIQDFIHNEMIDKTEEWEKAGMVSRDIWERAGELGLLCIDMPEAYGGSGLDFSFCALLIEEMNKEGITGPGFSLHSDIVAPYLLKYGTEAQKQKYLPKMATGKMITSIGMTEPNCGSDLKALRTTAVDKGDHYVVNGQKTFITNGYMCDMSIVAVKTNSGTDNEGVSLLIIETAFEGFTKGVPFKKIGLKAQDTCELFFDNVKVPKENLLGEEGMGFKIMMTELARERLSVAIAAIGGAEGAIEKTIEYTSTRKAFKQAIAEFQNTQFKLAECAAQLQVHQAFIDRCTSLVTTHQLTAENASIAKYSATEMHGKVVDECLQLFGGYGYMWDYPIARMHTDNRVARIYAGTNEIMKVLIARGLFKELFQEIKATANQYKK; encoded by the coding sequence ATGCTAAAAAACGTACTATTAGAACGCGACATCTACGCCTCAGAAGAACATAAAATGATGCAACAAATGATTCAAGATTTCATCCACAATGAAATGATTGATAAAACTGAAGAATGGGAAAAAGCAGGCATGGTAAGTCGTGATATTTGGGAACGTGCAGGTGAGTTGGGTTTACTATGTATTGATATGCCAGAAGCGTATGGTGGCAGCGGACTGGATTTTAGTTTTTGTGCGTTGTTGATTGAAGAAATGAATAAAGAAGGTATTACAGGTCCTGGCTTTTCTTTACATTCTGATATCGTCGCTCCATATCTTTTAAAATATGGAACTGAGGCCCAAAAACAAAAGTACCTTCCAAAAATGGCCACAGGAAAAATGATCACGTCCATCGGAATGACCGAACCCAACTGTGGTAGTGACCTAAAAGCCCTAAGAACAACAGCAGTGGATAAAGGCGATCATTATGTAGTCAATGGACAGAAAACCTTTATTACAAACGGTTATATGTGTGATATGTCCATAGTCGCCGTAAAAACCAATTCTGGAACTGATAATGAAGGTGTGTCATTATTGATTATAGAAACTGCTTTCGAAGGTTTTACCAAAGGTGTCCCTTTCAAAAAAATAGGTTTAAAAGCCCAAGATACTTGCGAGTTGTTTTTCGACAACGTCAAAGTCCCAAAGGAAAACCTGCTGGGAGAAGAAGGTATGGGGTTCAAAATAATGATGACGGAATTGGCACGAGAACGTCTATCAGTTGCAATTGCAGCCATTGGTGGCGCAGAAGGCGCAATTGAAAAAACCATTGAATATACCTCTACTCGAAAAGCGTTTAAGCAAGCCATTGCGGAATTTCAAAATACCCAATTCAAACTCGCCGAATGTGCAGCCCAATTGCAAGTCCACCAAGCATTTATTGATCGCTGTACGTCATTAGTTACTACGCATCAACTTACTGCCGAAAACGCTTCCATTGCAAAATATTCAGCTACAGAAATGCATGGCAAAGTCGTCGATGAATGTTTACAGTTGTTTGGAGGTTATGGTTATATGTGGGATTATCCCATTGCTCGTATGCATACCGATAATAGGGTCGCCAGAATTTATGCTGGCACCAACGAAATCATGAAGGTTTTGATCGCTCGTGGATTGTTTAAAGAATTGTTTCAGGAAATAAAAGCTACTGCAAATCAGTACAAAAAATAA